A genomic region of Dactylococcopsis salina PCC 8305 contains the following coding sequences:
- the bioB gene encoding biotin synthase BioB — protein sequence MTTINWNALATKSLAGECLTREEAKAVLTAPNEELLSQLNAAYQVRYHYWENRVRLHFLVNAQSGLCPEDCHYCSQSKISTAEIEKYPFLAKEKILDAAAQASELKAGTFCLVTSGRTPTASLLNQVCEAVEAVKRQYNLKICACVGLLNETQAQRLAAAGVDRVNHNLNTSENYHPEICSTHTFLDRVETVNQVQKAGMTTCSGGIIGMGESLDDVIDLALSLRKLEITSIPVNFLIPISGTLFGEKPTSPLTPPFCLRVLCLYRFLLPEREIRIAGGREVHLRSLQPLGLYPANSIFVADYLTTPGQAAKEDWQMIEDAGFTLEAADGSPLVSSSNLGLAE from the coding sequence ATGACCACAATTAATTGGAATGCTCTAGCGACAAAATCTCTCGCTGGAGAATGTCTCACCAGAGAAGAAGCAAAGGCGGTTTTAACTGCTCCCAATGAGGAGTTACTATCACAATTAAACGCAGCGTATCAGGTGCGCTATCACTATTGGGAAAATCGAGTTCGTCTCCATTTTTTAGTCAATGCTCAAAGTGGTTTGTGTCCCGAAGATTGTCATTATTGTTCTCAATCCAAAATTTCCACCGCAGAAATTGAAAAGTATCCTTTTTTAGCAAAGGAAAAAATTCTTGATGCGGCGGCTCAAGCCTCAGAATTGAAAGCGGGAACGTTCTGTTTAGTCACTTCTGGACGCACTCCCACCGCATCTCTCCTCAATCAGGTTTGTGAGGCGGTAGAGGCGGTTAAACGTCAATATAACCTGAAAATTTGCGCTTGTGTGGGGCTACTCAATGAAACTCAAGCGCAACGGTTAGCAGCCGCAGGAGTTGACCGTGTGAATCATAATTTGAATACTTCCGAGAATTATCATCCTGAGATTTGTTCGACTCATACGTTCCTCGATCGAGTCGAAACTGTCAATCAGGTGCAAAAAGCAGGAATGACCACCTGTTCTGGGGGGATTATTGGCATGGGAGAATCTTTAGATGATGTTATTGATCTGGCGCTCTCTCTTAGGAAGCTAGAAATCACAAGTATTCCTGTCAACTTCCTGATTCCGATTTCGGGAACTCTCTTTGGAGAAAAGCCAACCTCTCCCTTAACGCCACCGTTTTGTTTACGAGTGCTGTGTTTATACCGCTTTCTGCTTCCAGAACGAGAAATTCGGATTGCAGGGGGAAGAGAAGTCCATTTACGCTCTCTCCAGCCTTTAGGCTTGTATCCCGCAAACTCGATTTTTGTTGCTGATTATTTGACGACCCCAGGACAAGCGGCGAAGGAAGATTGGCAAATGATCGAAGATGCTGGGTTTACTCTCGAAGCTGCGGATGGTTCTCCTCTCGTTTCTTCCTCTAATTTGGGGCTTGCTGAATAA
- the aroH gene encoding chorismate mutase: MEWKVRAIRGATTASANTVEAMREAVMELLDELETRNHLDPNDIISAVFTTTRDLDATFPASIARERPNWDNVALLDVQQMHVEGSLARCIRFLIHVNTANPHWEIVHPYLRNAQDLRPDWNLAQMGS, encoded by the coding sequence GTGGAGTGGAAAGTACGAGCAATTCGTGGGGCGACAACAGCTTCAGCAAATACGGTGGAAGCAATGCGAGAAGCAGTTATGGAACTTCTCGATGAACTAGAAACCCGAAATCATCTCGACCCAAATGATATTATTAGCGCTGTCTTCACCACAACCCGCGATTTAGATGCGACTTTCCCTGCAAGTATTGCACGAGAACGACCAAATTGGGATAATGTGGCTCTGCTGGATGTACAACAAATGCACGTAGAAGGAAGTTTAGCTCGTTGTATTCGTTTTTTAATTCATGTGAACACGGCTAACCCTCACTGGGAAATTGTTCATCCCTATCTACGCAATGCTCAAGATTTACGTCCAGATTGGAATTTAGCTCAAATGGGATCATAA
- the sppA gene encoding signal peptide peptidase SppA: protein MVWLIGKRRGKKIARIEITGAIASETRERVLKALKTVEKQKWKALLLRIDSPGGTVGDSQEIYSALRALQQKVKIVASFGNISASGGVYVGMGAEKIVANPGTITGSIGVILRGNNLERLLDKIGVSFKVIKSGPYKDILSFDRELTDEEKQILQALIDTSYHQFVQTIAEARNLTRETVQSFADGRIFTGEQAQNLGIVDRLGTEEEARRWVAELADLNPDYTECVNIGEKKSPLQRFLPGRSEVDTNLTLKTTRDWLKFELETNGQPLWLYRP, encoded by the coding sequence ATGGTTTGGTTGATTGGAAAAAGACGAGGCAAAAAAATTGCTCGCATTGAAATCACAGGCGCGATCGCGTCGGAAACACGAGAAAGAGTGCTAAAAGCACTGAAAACAGTGGAGAAACAGAAATGGAAAGCGCTGTTACTTCGCATTGATTCCCCTGGCGGAACTGTCGGCGACTCTCAAGAGATTTATAGCGCTTTGAGGGCGTTACAGCAAAAAGTAAAAATTGTCGCTAGTTTCGGCAATATTTCCGCCTCTGGAGGCGTTTATGTGGGGATGGGTGCGGAAAAAATTGTCGCCAACCCTGGCACGATTACGGGTAGCATTGGCGTAATTCTACGAGGGAACAATTTAGAACGCCTTCTCGACAAAATAGGAGTCTCTTTCAAGGTGATTAAATCGGGTCCCTATAAAGACATTCTTTCCTTCGATCGAGAACTCACCGACGAAGAAAAGCAAATCTTACAAGCATTGATTGACACCAGTTATCATCAGTTTGTGCAAACGATCGCAGAAGCTCGTAATTTAACCCGAGAAACCGTACAAAGTTTTGCAGATGGGCGAATTTTCACGGGAGAACAGGCTCAAAATTTAGGAATTGTCGATCGTCTGGGAACAGAAGAAGAAGCGCGGCGCTGGGTAGCGGAACTCGCTGATCTCAACCCCGATTATACAGAATGCGTCAACATTGGGGAGAAAAAGTCTCCTCTACAGCGATTTTTACCAGGTCGCAGTGAAGTTGATACAAATCTTACCCTGAAAACCACAAGAGATTGGCTAAAATTTGAACTAGAAACCAATGGTCAGCCATTATGGCTCTATCGACCTTAA
- a CDS encoding slr1601 family putative cell division protein — translation MPTNQATPVRQKKASSRRKKSTRRTFPRYTALTLEISAKILVNLVLLTVVMTALNKLIPTYRIQVSRLEEVKQEVDKTKTRVDELNNEFTRNFDPYQSEIIMQEQTNQIKPNQRRVIWLE, via the coding sequence ATGCCCACAAATCAAGCCACTCCTGTACGTCAAAAAAAAGCCTCTTCTCGACGCAAGAAATCCACCCGCCGCACTTTTCCTCGTTATACTGCATTAACGCTCGAAATTAGTGCCAAAATCCTCGTCAATCTCGTTCTGCTAACGGTTGTAATGACCGCACTTAATAAGTTAATTCCTACCTACAGAATCCAAGTGTCTCGCTTAGAAGAAGTGAAACAGGAAGTGGATAAAACTAAAACTCGTGTTGATGAACTCAACAATGAATTTACTCGCAACTTTGATCCCTATCAAAGCGAGATTATCATGCAGGAACAAACCAATCAAATCAAACCCAATCAGCGTCGCGTGATTTGGTTAGAATGA
- the psaM gene encoding photosystem I reaction center subunit XII, whose amino-acid sequence MSLSDTQVLIALAVALVPGVLAFRLATELYK is encoded by the coding sequence ATGTCATTATCAGATACACAAGTGTTGATTGCTTTAGCAGTTGCTTTAGTGCCAGGTGTTCTCGCCTTTCGTTTAGCAACTGAACTTTACAAATAA
- a CDS encoding helix-turn-helix domain-containing protein has protein sequence MFSEKQQAPPMTPQQQQVDKLKEIGSQMRQIREEKSISIDEIATKTRIQARLLVAIEEGNLDHLPEPVYVQGLIKQFAEALGLNGREYAEAFPIGRQTYTIEPSWRQLPAAQLRPLHLYLFYILLIVASVSGLSYLVESHTTQENAEPQTNQEQIVEKPIEDNNSPPQLASTTPPPEKTQEHPIEIKVSIKKDSWVRVTSDGEEIYEGILATGETQKWTGEEKLTLRAGNAGGVVVEYNQQSPTVLGESGEVKQVTYSPSN, from the coding sequence ATGTTCAGTGAAAAACAACAAGCTCCGCCCATGACTCCCCAGCAACAACAAGTGGATAAACTCAAGGAAATCGGCTCACAAATGCGCCAAATACGGGAAGAAAAGTCGATTTCCATCGATGAAATCGCTACTAAAACCCGTATTCAAGCTCGGTTACTGGTGGCGATCGAAGAAGGAAATCTGGATCATCTTCCCGAACCCGTTTATGTACAAGGTTTAATCAAACAATTTGCAGAAGCATTGGGTTTAAACGGAAGAGAATATGCGGAAGCATTTCCCATAGGAAGACAAACTTACACGATCGAACCCTCTTGGCGACAACTACCAGCGGCGCAATTACGCCCTTTACATCTCTACCTTTTCTATATTTTATTAATTGTGGCTTCGGTGAGTGGTTTATCCTACCTAGTGGAAAGCCATACCACACAAGAAAACGCCGAACCACAGACCAATCAAGAGCAAATCGTCGAAAAACCGATCGAGGACAATAATTCTCCACCTCAATTAGCCAGCACGACTCCTCCTCCCGAAAAAACCCAAGAACACCCGATCGAGATCAAAGTATCCATTAAAAAAGACTCTTGGGTGAGAGTAACCAGCGACGGGGAAGAAATTTATGAAGGAATCCTCGCCACTGGAGAAACCCAAAAATGGACAGGAGAAGAAAAACTCACTCTTCGCGCGGGAAACGCTGGCGGTGTTGTTGTGGAATACAATCAACAATCACCGACGGTTTTAGGAGAATCGGGAGAAGTCAAACAAGTTACTTACTCGCCGTCAAATTAG